Part of the Sphaerochaeta associata genome is shown below.
AAATTCAGTTGCTACAATAGTATTCTCACCATATCCTGCTTGCAATGGATTAAATACTGTGTGATCCATGCCAAGAGGAGCAAACACCAAATCTCTTGCTATACTATCCAAAGGAGCTCCAACTATACGCTCCAGAATTTTCCCTAATACAATAAAACCGAAACAACTATACTCGTACTTGGTGCCTGGAGAAGCGATAGGTTGTGTTCCAAGGATATAATCCAACGTTTCATCTGGCTGGCCTACCACAGCGTCTAATCGTTGCTCGGCAACAAATCCTGCAGTATGCGTAAGCAACTGTCTAATCGTGGCGCATCTGTAATTTCCAGAACTTTCGAGATAATGCTGGAGGGGTGTATCGTATTTCAACTGCCCTGAATCACACAAAACACTGCTAATCATTGTAGTGGCCAGCACTTTCGTTAAGGATGCAACATCAAACAAAGCACTCTCCGTCATGAGAATTTGTTTAGGGATGCGCTGTTTCAAACCACCAATATACGTAAAAAGCACCTTATCTTCAGAACAAACTGCTGCCGCAAGGCCTGGACAGACTCCATCATCCATGAGTTTGCCTAAAAACGCTTTTAGCTTATCCTCGTTCGAT
Proteins encoded:
- a CDS encoding serine hydrolase domain-containing protein; this translates as MLGILLLNSKSAALIESEDTLRITRENPMESNEDKLKAFLGKLMDDGVCPGLAAAVCSEDKVLFTYIGGLKQRIPKQILMTESALFDVASLTKVLATTMISSVLCDSGQLKYDTPLQHYLESSGNYRCATIRQLLTHTAGFVAEQRLDAVVGQPDETLDYILGTQPIASPGTKYEYSCFGFIVLGKILERIVGAPLDSIARDLVFAPLGMDHTVFNPLQAGYGENTIVATEFDKTLQKVIVGTVHDENARFLGGVAGNAGVFSSLGDTVRFCQMLLRDGCGQRGNFISHERVREFSTDYTYNLETARGIGFLLGSRGATPASENAGIGNYGHTGFTGTSLWISQSKKMAAILLTNRVHPTRHNTTLLPLREKFHSLAFAFDETSKLERGV